A DNA window from Phragmites australis chromosome 11, lpPhrAust1.1, whole genome shotgun sequence contains the following coding sequences:
- the LOC133883855 gene encoding 3-ketoacyl-CoA synthase 11-like encodes MAEAGTEQQKAPQLQRPPPPPSSTTTTTSSSGMPDFKQSVKLKYVKLGYHHLITHGAYLLLVPLPGLVAAHLSTFTLLDLADLWQSLQYNLVSVLVCSTLLVIVSTAYILTRLRPVYLVDFACYKPDDERKCSRARFMNCTESLGTFTPENIEFQRKIIERSGLGEDTYLPEAVLNIPPNPSMANARKEAEMVMFGALDELFAKTGVKPKDIGILVVNCSLFNPTPSLSAMVVNHYKLRGNIVSYNLGGMGCSAGLISIDLAKDLLQVYPNTYAVVISMENITLNWYFGNDRSMLVSNCLFRMGGAAILLSNRGSARRQSKYQLVHTVRTHKGADDRSFGCVTQREDADGKVGVSLSKDLMAVAGEALKTNITTLGPLVLPMSEQLLFFATLIARKVFKRKVKPYIPDFKLAFEHFCIHAGGRAVLDELEKNLQLSDWHMEPSRMTLHRFGNTSSSSLWYELAYTEAKGRIKKGDRTWQIAFGSGFKCNSAVWKALRSVNPDSEKSFMNPWMDDIHRFPVPVPKVSAI; translated from the coding sequence ATGGCCGAGGCAGGAACTGAGCAGCAGAAGGCGCCGCAGCTGcagaggccgccgccgccgccgtcgtcaacaacaacaacgacgTCGTCAAGCGGCATGCCGGACTTCAAGCAGTCCGTGAAGCTGAAGTACGTGAAGCTGGGGTACCACCACCTGATCACCCACGGCGCGTACCTGCTGCTCGTCCCGCTGCCCGGACTTGTGGCGGCGCACCTCTCCACTTTCACGCTGCTGGACCTCGCCGACCTGTGGCAGAGCCTGCAGTACAACCTCGTGTCCGTGCTCGTCTGCTCCACCCTTCTCGTCATCGTCTCCACCGCCTACATCCTCACGCGGCTGCGGCCCGTGTACCTGGTGGACTTCGCGTGCTACAAGCCGGACGACGAGCGCAAGTGCAGCCGCGCGCGGTTCATGAACTGCACCGAGTCACTGGGCACGTTCACGCCGGAGAACATCGAGTTCCAGCGCAAGATCATCGAGCGGTCGGGCCTCGGCGAGGACACGTACCTCCCGGAGGCCGTGCTCAACATCCCACCCAACCCGTCCATGGCCAACGCGAGGAAGGAGGCGGAGATGGTCATGTTCGGCGCGCTGGACGAACTGTTCGCCAAGACGGGCGTCAAGCCCAAGGACATCGGCATCCTGGTGGTGAACTGCAGCCTGTTCAACCCGACGCCGTCGTTGTCCGCCATGGTCgtcaaccactacaagctcaggGGCAACATCGTGAGCTACAACCTGGGGGGCATGGGCTGCAGCGCGGGGCTCATCTCCATCGACCTCGCCAAGGACCTGCTCCAGGTGTACCCCAACACGTATGCCGTGGTGATCAGCATGGAGAACATCACGCTCAACTGGTACTTCGGCAACGACCGGTCCATGCTCGTGTCCAACTGCCTGTTCCGCATGGGCGGCGCGGCGATCCTGCTGTCGAACCGCGGCTCGGCGAGGCGCCAGTCCAAGTACCAGCTGGTGCACACGGTGCGCACGCACAAGGGTGCCGACGACCGGAGCTTCGGCTGCGTGACGCAGCGGGAGGACGCCGACGGCAAGGTGGGCGTGTCGCTGTCCAAGGACCTGATGGCAGTGGCCGGGGAGGCGCTCAAGACCAACATCACGACGCTGGGGCCGCTGGTGCTGCCCATGTCGGAGCAGCTGCTCTTCTTCGCGACGCTCATCGCACGCAAGGTCTTCAAGCGGAAGGTGAAGCCGTACATCCCGGACTTCAAGCTGGCGTTCGAGCACTTCTGCATCCACGCGGGCGGGCGCGCGGTGCTGGACGAGCTGGAGAAGAACCTGCAGCTGTCGGACTGGCACATGGAGCCGTCGAGGATGACGCTGCACCGGTTCGGGAACACGTCGAGCAGCTCGCTGTGGTACGAGCTCGCCTACACCGAGGCCAAGGGGCGGATCAAGAAGGGCGACCGCACGTGGCAGATCGCCTTCGGGTCGGGGTTCAAGTGCAACAGCGCCGTGTGGAAGGCGCTCCGGTCGGTGAACCCAGACAGCGAGAAGAGCTTCATGAAcccgtggatggacgacatccacaggttccccgtccccgtccccaaGGTGTCCGCCATCTGA
- the LOC133885087 gene encoding GTP-binding nuclear protein Ran-2, with amino-acid sequence MALPNQGTVDYPSFKLVIVGDGGTGKTTFVKRHLTGEFEKKYEPTIGVEVHPLDFTTNCGKIRFYCWDTAGQEKFGGLRDGYYIHGQCAIIMFDVTSRLTYKNVPTWHRDLCRVCENIPIVLCGNKVDVKNRQVKAKQVTFHRKKNLQYYEISAKSNYNFEKPFLYLARKLAGDPNLHFVEAVALKPPEVNIDMAMQQQHEAELAAAAAQPLPDDDDDLIE; translated from the exons ATG gcGCTGCCGAATCAGGGCACCGTGGATTACCCCAGCTTCAAGCTCGTCATCGTCGGCGATGGCGGAACgg GTAAAACCACATTTGTGAAGAGGCATCTCACCGGAGAGTTCGAGAAGAAATACGAGC CAACCATTGGTGTTGAAGTTCATCCATTGGATTTCACCACAAACTGTGGTAAGATCCGTTTCTACTGCTGGGACACTGCTGGGCAAGAGAAGTTTGGTGGCCTTCGGGATGGATACTA TATTCATGGTCAGTGTGCGATTATTATGTTTGATGTAACCTCAAGGCTGACTTACAAGAATGTTCCTACATGGCATAGGGACCTGTGCAG GGTGTGTGAAAACATCCCCATTGTCCTCTGCGGTAACAAGGTTGATGTGAAGAACAGGCAGGTCAAGGCCAAGCAGGTCACTTTCCACAGGAAGAAGAACCTACAGTACTATGAAATTTCTGCCAAGAGTAACTACAACTTTGAGAAGCCTTTCCTTTATCTTGCAAGGAAACTGGCTGG TGATCCGAACCTTCACTTTGTTGAAGCGGTAGCTCTTAAGCCACCAGAAGTTAACATCGACATGGCTATGCAGCAACA GCATGAAGCTGAGCTTGCTGCAGCCGCAGCACAACCTCTTCCTGATGACGATGACGATCTGATTGAGTAG